In Microbacterium pumilum, the following proteins share a genomic window:
- a CDS encoding ABC transporter ATP-binding protein — MHNTPSTLLPRPARTPSSANGGVAAVEITNLTKSYGAVRAVDDLTMRVEPGEIVAVLGPNGAGKSTTNEMILGLAKPDAGSVSVFGLEPLDAVRSGRIGAMIQAGALLSDARVIDVLTLMSGLHAQPLPVPEVVERADLGGFLKTRTDRLSGGQAQRLRYALALLPDPDLLVLDEPTVGMDVQARRNFWRSMREFADAGRTVLFATHYLEEADDVAERIIVLAAGRCVAQGTGDEIRSRAAGRTITLAAVGLASADLSGLPGVVALERVGARWHLHSTDSDRTLRALLPDDRVRDVEVNAVKLEDAFLALTTLHVRHGETS; from the coding sequence ATGCACAACACACCCTCTACCCTGCTCCCCCGGCCCGCACGCACTCCATCCAGCGCGAACGGTGGTGTCGCCGCGGTCGAGATCACGAACTTGACCAAGTCCTACGGTGCCGTGCGGGCAGTTGACGACCTCACGATGCGTGTCGAGCCTGGTGAGATCGTCGCGGTCCTCGGCCCGAACGGCGCCGGCAAGTCGACCACGAATGAGATGATCCTTGGTTTGGCGAAGCCCGACGCAGGCTCCGTTTCGGTTTTCGGACTCGAGCCGCTCGACGCTGTGCGTTCCGGACGGATCGGCGCGATGATCCAGGCCGGCGCACTGCTCTCCGACGCCCGAGTGATCGACGTCCTCACGCTGATGTCGGGTCTGCACGCGCAGCCGCTCCCGGTGCCCGAGGTAGTCGAGCGAGCAGACCTCGGCGGGTTTCTGAAGACGAGGACGGACCGGCTCTCCGGGGGCCAGGCCCAGCGTCTGCGGTATGCCCTCGCACTGCTGCCCGACCCCGACCTGCTCGTACTCGACGAGCCGACAGTGGGGATGGACGTCCAGGCCCGCCGCAATTTCTGGCGTTCGATGCGAGAGTTCGCCGACGCCGGGCGCACAGTGCTGTTCGCCACCCATTACCTCGAGGAGGCTGACGACGTCGCAGAGCGGATCATCGTCCTCGCGGCGGGCCGGTGCGTGGCACAGGGCACCGGTGACGAGATCCGGTCGCGCGCCGCGGGGCGCACGATCACCCTGGCCGCCGTCGGCCTCGCGTCAGCCGACCTGAGCGGGCTGCCGGGCGTCGTCGCGCTGGAGAGGGTCGGCGCCCGCTGGCACCTGCACAGCACAGACTCCGACCGCACCCTGCGCGCCCTGCTTCCCGACGATCGCGTCCGCGACGTCGAGGTCAACGCAGTCAAGCTCGAGGACGCCTTCCTCGCCCTAACCACCCTTCATGTCAGACACGGAGAGACCTCATGA
- a CDS encoding GNAT family N-acetyltransferase, with protein MSQATLQTDRIRLVPLGDEHLELEVELDSDPEVMRYLTGDARTRAQVEKAHGLRLATAEAVSGLGFWVGFVEDEFVGWWLLQPAGWGEETLLPGQAELGYRLLRRHWGKGLATEGARELVRHSFQDLEMQRVFALTLAVNERSRATMASVGLQYIRTFHEDDDDRDGSELGAVEYALTRDQWESTHRGRDALGVT; from the coding sequence GTGTCTCAGGCGACGTTGCAGACCGACAGGATCCGACTGGTCCCCCTGGGTGATGAGCATTTGGAACTCGAGGTGGAGTTGGACTCCGACCCAGAGGTGATGCGCTACCTGACCGGCGACGCTCGCACTCGCGCCCAGGTTGAAAAGGCTCACGGACTCCGGCTCGCGACCGCAGAGGCCGTCTCGGGGCTCGGCTTCTGGGTCGGGTTCGTCGAAGACGAGTTCGTCGGTTGGTGGCTGTTGCAGCCTGCCGGTTGGGGAGAGGAGACTCTCCTCCCGGGCCAGGCAGAGTTGGGTTACCGGCTGCTGCGGCGACACTGGGGCAAGGGGCTGGCCACCGAGGGCGCACGGGAGCTGGTGCGTCATTCTTTCCAGGATCTCGAGATGCAACGTGTCTTCGCCCTCACCCTGGCAGTGAACGAACGATCCCGGGCAACGATGGCCTCAGTAGGCCTTCAGTACATCCGGACCTTCCACGAAGACGACGACGATCGCGACGGCAGCGAACTCGGCGCCGTTGAATACGCGCTCACTCGAGACCAATGGGAGTCAACGCACCGAGGGCGCGACGCCCTCGGTGTGACCTAA
- a CDS encoding ABC transporter permease, with product MTTIPARRSTIQSTGLPPALHYALHSAVLTAKNVSFVLFTVIMPVTLYLVFSAMYGESDGGLASAMIMVSMAAYGSLGAAMSGGAQLALERRSGWFRQLMITSVPPRVFLWARAAVTMLLVLPALLLVFVAGGSLGGVTATVSQWLASLALLWLGLLPMTVLGMVVGVWVKAEAVQGVTTMLLLALSLLGGLWFPVEAMPPAMKAVAPLFPTYWLGELGRFPFLPDAIFPSGAILALAAWSLVLTVVGALGYRRAAATSKR from the coding sequence ATGACCACTATCCCTGCCCGACGCTCGACGATCCAATCGACCGGGTTGCCGCCGGCGCTCCACTACGCATTGCACAGTGCGGTGCTTACTGCCAAGAACGTCAGCTTCGTGCTCTTCACCGTCATCATGCCGGTGACCTTGTATCTCGTCTTCTCGGCCATGTACGGCGAGTCAGACGGCGGGCTGGCCTCCGCGATGATCATGGTCTCGATGGCCGCATACGGTAGCCTCGGGGCCGCGATGAGCGGGGGCGCACAGCTCGCGCTCGAGCGCCGGTCCGGCTGGTTCCGGCAGCTGATGATCACGAGTGTTCCACCGCGCGTCTTCCTGTGGGCGCGGGCGGCGGTGACCATGCTGCTCGTGCTTCCGGCGTTGCTCCTCGTCTTCGTCGCCGGCGGATCGCTCGGCGGGGTCACCGCCACCGTCAGCCAGTGGCTTGCCTCGCTCGCCCTGCTGTGGCTCGGCCTCCTCCCGATGACGGTGCTCGGCATGGTCGTCGGAGTGTGGGTCAAAGCGGAGGCGGTCCAGGGTGTGACGACCATGCTTCTTCTTGCCCTGTCGCTGCTCGGCGGTCTGTGGTTCCCGGTCGAGGCCATGCCGCCGGCCATGAAGGCCGTGGCGCCCCTGTTCCCCACGTACTGGCTGGGCGAACTCGGCCGATTCCCGTTTCTGCCGGACGCGATCTTCCCGTCGGGTGCGATCTTGGCGCTGGCCGCCTGGTCGTTGGTCCTGACAGTCGTCGGTGCGCTCGGCTATCGTCGAGCCGCAGCCACCAGCAAACGCTGA